A region of Myxococcales bacterium DNA encodes the following proteins:
- the brxD gene encoding BREX system ATP-binding protein BrxD: MSETSGPSVLLRKDVIEALRRGTVPRRGLELFAVGTDRFSVSLKEELDRCATGGAVFKALRGDFGCGKSFTARWYQQQALARGFAVAEVQISENDTPLHRLETVYRRATEGLRTAEWDTGAFRAIISQWLMGLEEEVSRTLRDPDDLNALAEGVGNLLEARLKDVSAVQPQYAAVLRAYHAAEVGGDHALAEGLIAWLMGQPNVSADLKRQAGIKGEIDHTGALGFLRGLLAVLQQCGRPGLLLVLDEVETIQRVRSDSRDKSLEAIRKLIDDLYGGRFAGLYILITGTPAFFDGPNGVKRLPPLAQRLYVDFTGDAKWDNPREVQVRLFPFDQQRLLEVGRRVRDLYPTEHADRMKARVGDAVLTALAHEVAGKLGGKVGVAPRIYLRKLVASILDRVDLFPDFDPARDLDIRIDAEELTLEEQAAAAGKKPDDIEIDL; encoded by the coding sequence ATGAGCGAGACGAGTGGACCGAGCGTCCTCCTCCGCAAAGACGTCATCGAGGCGCTGCGCCGAGGTACGGTACCGCGGCGAGGTCTCGAGCTGTTCGCGGTCGGCACCGACCGCTTCTCCGTTTCCCTGAAAGAGGAGCTCGACCGCTGCGCCACGGGCGGCGCGGTGTTCAAGGCGCTGCGGGGCGACTTCGGGTGCGGCAAGAGCTTCACCGCGCGCTGGTATCAGCAGCAGGCGCTCGCGCGCGGCTTCGCCGTCGCGGAGGTGCAGATCTCCGAGAACGACACGCCGCTGCACCGGCTCGAGACGGTCTACCGCCGCGCGACCGAAGGCCTGCGCACGGCCGAGTGGGACACCGGCGCGTTCCGCGCGATCATCTCTCAGTGGCTGATGGGCCTCGAAGAAGAGGTCTCGCGCACGCTCCGCGATCCCGACGACTTGAATGCGCTCGCGGAAGGCGTTGGCAATCTGCTCGAGGCGCGGCTGAAGGACGTGAGCGCCGTACAGCCACAGTACGCGGCGGTGCTTCGCGCCTACCACGCAGCGGAGGTCGGGGGTGACCACGCGCTCGCAGAGGGCCTCATCGCGTGGCTGATGGGACAGCCGAACGTCAGCGCAGACCTCAAGAGGCAGGCGGGCATCAAGGGCGAGATCGATCACACTGGAGCGCTCGGCTTCCTGCGCGGGCTACTCGCGGTGCTCCAGCAGTGCGGGCGACCTGGGCTCTTGCTCGTGCTCGACGAGGTCGAGACCATCCAGCGGGTTCGCTCCGACAGCCGCGACAAGAGCCTCGAGGCGATCCGCAAGCTCATCGACGACCTGTACGGCGGGCGCTTCGCGGGGCTCTACATCCTCATCACCGGCACGCCCGCGTTCTTCGACGGACCGAATGGCGTGAAGCGCCTGCCGCCGCTCGCTCAGCGCCTGTACGTCGACTTCACGGGCGACGCGAAGTGGGACAACCCGCGCGAGGTGCAGGTGCGCCTGTTCCCCTTCGACCAGCAGCGGCTGCTCGAGGTGGGCCGGCGCGTCCGGGATCTGTACCCGACCGAGCATGCGGACCGCATGAAGGCGCGCGTCGGCGACGCGGTTCTCACGGCGCTCGCGCACGAGGTCGCCGGGAAGCTCGGCGGCAAGGTCGGTGTGGCTCCACGCATCTATTTGCGAAAGCTCGTCGCGAGCATCCTTGACCGCGTCGACCTGTTCCCCGATTTCGACCCGGCCAGAGACCTCGACATCCGCATCGATGCAGAGGAGCTCACGCTCGAAGAGCAGGCGGCGGCCGCCGGCAAGAAGCCGGACGACATCGAGATCGACCTGTGA